In a single window of the Olivibacter sp. SDN3 genome:
- a CDS encoding NAD(P)H-dependent oxidoreductase codes for MKILIVLAHPETQSFNAAMFRKAIETLRIEGHEVKTSDLYRMNFNPVSDRHNFTTVKDSSFLKLQLEEMHATEAGSFSPELRTEQEKVEWCNLMIWQFPLWWFALPSILKGWADRVFAMGKAYSNGNLYEQGLFKGKKALLSVTTGSPEKAFLKDGLQGDINAILRPIHRGIFEFTGFSVLRPQLSYAVARQTAEERSAELEKWSKRLKSILHEEKINVGVY; via the coding sequence ATGAAAATATTAATTGTATTAGCGCACCCAGAAACCCAGAGTTTCAATGCTGCCATGTTTCGAAAAGCCATCGAAACGTTACGAATAGAAGGGCACGAGGTCAAAACTTCGGATTTATATCGTATGAACTTCAATCCCGTGTCGGACAGGCACAATTTCACCACGGTAAAAGACAGCTCGTTTCTGAAATTGCAATTGGAAGAAATGCATGCAACAGAAGCAGGAAGCTTTAGCCCCGAGTTAAGAACCGAGCAGGAAAAAGTGGAATGGTGCAATCTGATGATCTGGCAATTTCCCCTATGGTGGTTTGCCTTGCCTTCTATTCTGAAAGGATGGGCAGATCGTGTTTTTGCCATGGGCAAGGCCTATAGCAATGGAAATTTGTATGAGCAAGGCCTTTTCAAAGGAAAAAAAGCCCTCTTGTCTGTCACCACCGGAAGCCCTGAGAAAGCCTTCCTCAAAGACGGTTTACAAGGGGATATCAACGCTATATTACGACCTATACATCGAGGGATTTTTGAGTTTACGGGGTTTTCCGTATTGAGGCCACAGCTCAGTTACGCCGTAGCGCGCCAGACGGCAGAAGAAAGAAGCGCCGAACTTGAAAAATGGAGCAAGCGATTGAAAAGTATCCTCCATGAAGAAAAAATCAATGTGGGCGTATATTAA